In Pseudodesulfovibrio alkaliphilus, the sequence TGCTAAATGGTTACGCCGCTATAGTTTTTCTAGCTCCGTTACCCATTCATTGAAGTGGCTGCACTTTTGACGGATCGTGTCAAGGCCTATTTTGGCAGCAACGTGCACACCAGCTGTGACCTTGTCGTATTCTGGAATTTCGGCGAGAATCCGTTTAGAGGGGGCAGTTGTGGGGCCATCATTGATGAGTTCTGGGTTAATTGTCTCTGCAACAATGGCTTTCAATCTCTCGATTGGTTCAGCATGCTCCAGATACTCCCAATCTAGCTGTTGAGGATCTGCAAAAATTAGAGCTTCAAATTCATGTAGCTGAACGTATGGGATAAAGCGATGATCGTTGACGTCTTCACTTATGGCCGTTTCAATAATCCTAGTCCGCTCATATGGGTCAGTCAAGCGCATTGCTTCTGCATAACTTGGAAAATCGTTTGGCAATGCATACAGATCAAACATCGTAGTAAAGTAGCAATCTCTTCCAGGTGCCTCTCTAATCCAACTTTGAATATCTCTTTTTGCTCTGTCATAGCTCAATAGGCCGCCACGGTATTCCCTCGTCCGTTTGTCCCTGCTGGTCAAGACACAGCGGGAATATACAGCAACATTAAATTCGATTAAGAATTTATCCGTAAATAATCCCTATTTTTCTCAAGGCGATGATCGCAGCAGCCAAGTGAGTTAGAGCCATGTGTGATGAAAGAAGCTTTTCAAATCGTACCAAGAGCTTCCTGAAGCGGTTGAA encodes:
- a CDS encoding DUF4276 family protein; its protein translation is MEFNVAVYSRCVLTSRDKRTREYRGGLLSYDRAKRDIQSWIREAPGRDCYFTTMFDLYALPNDFPSYAEAMRLTDPYERTRIIETAISEDVNDHRFIPYVQLHEFEALIFADPQQLDWEYLEHAEPIERLKAIVAETINPELINDGPTTAPSKRILAEIPEYDKVTAGVHVAAKIGLDTIRQKCSHFNEWVTELEKL